CCAACAACACCGTTTTCATCACCTACAACAACAATTGCTGAGAAGCTGAAAGTACGGCCACCTTTGGTTACTTTGGCAACGCGTTGTATACTAACCAAACGATCCTTTAATTCGATATCGGTGGTTTTTACTCTTTTTATATTAATAGTTGACATCTTACTTTTTCTTCAGATTAAAATACTAAACCAGCTTCGCGGGCACCCTCTGCCAACGATTTTACACGACCGTGGTATAAATAGCCATTTCTATCGAAAACAACTTCTTTAACACCTGCAGCAATTGCTTTTTCGGCAACTAATTTGCCTACCGCAACCGACTGATCGCTTTTGTTTCCAGTACCAGTAAAATCTTTCGATAATGATGATGCTGATGCTATTGTTTTACCGGTTACATCGTTAATTACCTGCGCATAAATCCCTTTATTGCTTCTATATACAGATAACCTTGGACGTTCTTCCGAACCGGTAAGTCTTTTTCTGATCCCTTTTTTAATACGATCTCTTCTTGATAATTTTTTACCTGCCATGATTACTATTTTTTAGATGCTGATTTACCTGCTTTTCTTCTTAACACTTCACCTACAAACTTGATACCTTTACCTTTATATGGCTCTGGTGCACGTAACGAACGGATTTTCGCTGCTACTTGACCGATCAATTGTTTGTCAATACTTTCTAAAATAATTTTAGGTGTTTGACCTTTTTCTGATTGTGTAGTTACTTTAATCTCTTCTGGTAATTGGAATACGTAGTGGTGAGAATAACCTAAAACTAAATCTAATGTATTACCTGTGTTTGTAGCACGGTAACCAACACCTACTAATTCTTGAGTTAATTTATAACCTTCTGTAACACCAACAACCATGTTGTTAAGCAATGAGCGATATAAACCGTGTAATGCTTTGTGTTTCTTTTGTTCTGAAGGACGTTGAACTGTTAAAATTCCGTCTTCCTGACTTACAGTGATATCTGAATCTACTGCTTGTGTTAATTCTCCTTTAGGACCTTTTACAGTTACTACGTTATCTTTTGATACGGTAATTGTAACACCTGCAGGGATTGTAATTGGGGCTTTTCCTATTCTTGACATTGTGCTGTTCTCCTAATATTAATAAACGTGACACAATACCTCACCACCAATGTTTAATTTGGCTGCTTCTTTATCGGTCATTACACCTTTAGAAGTAGATAAGATTGCGATACCTAAACCGTTTAATACTCTTGGCATATTTTCAACACCAGCATAGTTTCTCAAACCTGGTTTACTTACTCGCACTAATGTACGAATAGCAGGAACTTTAGTAATCGGATTGTATTTCAAAGCAATTTTAATAGTGCCTTGAACTGTAGTATCTTCAAACTTGTAGTTCGCGATGTAACCTTTGTCAAAAAGAACTTTGGTAATTTCTTTTTTAAGGTTTGATGCAGGAATTTCTACAACACGGTGGTTGGCCTTAATGGCATTCCTTACTCTTGTTAAATAATCTGCTATTGGATCTGTATTCATTTTTTATTGTTTTTGATAGTGGTTTCCTTCTGCTACCCAGCTGTGGGACCTGCTACCGGTTAAAATTCTTTTTTTTAGTATATAGACATAAGTATCAAGTATCAAGACCATATTTTGTCTCGATACTTGATACTCTAGTACTTAATACTTTGATATTACCAAGATGCTTTTTTAACACCTGGTATTTTACCGTCTAGTGCCATCTGGCGGAACGTTACCCTTGAAATACCAAAGGTACGCATATATCCACGAGGGCGACCAGTTAATTTACAACGGTTGTGTAAACGTACCGGAGATGAGTTTTTAGGTAATTTATCTAAACCCTCGAAATCTCCTGCAGCTTTTAATACTGCACGTTTTTCAGCGTATCTAGCTACCAATTTTTGGCGCTTAACTTCGCGTGCTTTTACACCTTCTTTTGCCATTATTCTGCTGTTTTTTGATTTTTAAATGGTAATCCGAATTGTTTCAATAACTCAAGAGCCTCAACGTCAGATTTTGCCGAAGTTACGAAAGTTATATCCATACCTAAAATTTTATTGATTTTATCGATATTAATCTCAGGGAAGATGATTTGCTCAGTAACACCTAATGTATAGTTACCTTTTCCATCAAATCCTTTATCATTAATACCTTTGAAATCGCGGATACGAGGCAAAGCTACAGAGATCAAACGATCTAAGAACTCGTACATGTTGTTATCGCGTAATGTAACACGTACGCCTACTGGCATACCTTTACGTAATTTAAAGTTAGAGATATCTTTCTTTGAATTAGCCGGAACCGCCTGCTGACCAGTAATAGTAGTCAACTCAACGATAGTGGTATCCATAATTTTCTTATCAGTAACAGAAAAACGACCAACACCCTGATTGATACAGATTTTTTCCAATTTAGGAACCTGCATTACAGTTTTGTACTGAAATTTTTCTTTTAGTGCATTTACAACTTCTTCTTTGTATTTGCTTTTTAATCTAGGTGTAGCCATTATTTAATCTCCTCTCCTGAAATTTTAGCAACTCTAACTAATTTACCATCTGCGTTAAGTTTACGACCTACGCGGGTAGCTTTACCAGATTTTGGATCAACCAACATCAAGTTAGAAATGTGAAGAGCAGCTTCTTTTTTAATAATACCACCGTTTGGATTAGCAGCATTTGGTTTAGTATGTTTAGATACTAAGTTAATGCCTTCCACAATGGCTCTGTTTTTATCTGTAAGTACTGAAAGTACTTTTCCTTGTTGACCTTTTGAATCGCCAGCAATGACTTTAACTAAATCTCCTGTGCGGATTTTAAGTTTTGATGGTGTATTTACTTTGTTTCCCATTTTATAATACCTCCGGTGCTAATGATACAATTTTCATGAATTGTTTTTCACGTAGTTCTCTCGCAACCGGGCCAAAGATACGTGTACCTCTTGGCTCATCCTGTGCGTTCAATAATACAGCAGCATTATCGTCAAAACGGATATAAGAACCATCTTTACGACGGATTTCTTTTTTAGTTCTTACAACAACTGCTTTAGAAACTGTACCTTTTTTAATGTTACCTGAAGGTAACGCGCTTTTTACGGTAACAACTACTTTATCACCAATTGAAGCATAACGTTTGCCGGTTCCACCTAGCACGCGAATTACCAATACTTCTTTTGCGCCGCTGTTATCAGCAACGTTTAATCTCGATTCCTGTTGTACCATCTTATTTAGCTCTTTCTAAAATTTGTACCAATCTCCAGTTCTTGTTTTTACTCAAAGGACGAGTTTCCATAATCAACACTGTATCACCGATACCGCATTCGTTTTTCTCGTCGTGAGCCATAAATTTGGTAGTTTTCTTTACGAACTTACCATAAATCGGGTGTTTTACTTTACGTTCCACGCTCACTACAACAGATTTATCCATCTTGTTGCTTACCACTAACCCGGTTCTTGTTTTTCTTAATTGTCTTTCCATGTCGACTCTCAAATTATTTAGTTTCAGTAGCTGACTCAGTGTTTTTCACTTTAGTCAACGCAGTGTTTAAACGGGCTATGTCTTTCCTTACTTTTGCAATGCGTGAAGGATTTTCGATAGCTGAAATAGTGTGAGCGAACTTCAATTTTGATAAGTTCTCTTTTTCTTCCGCAATCTTAGCTACTAATTCTTCTTTTGAAAGCCCTGTGATTTCTGAATTTTTCATTTTTCTTTTTCTTTTACGTTGAGTGTAGCGGTTATAATAAACAAGTATTTACAACATTCACCTCAACACTTTACTATGCTTCTACGTAATCTCTACGTACTACGAATTTGGTTTGGATCGGTAATTTCTGAGCTGCTAAACGCAATGCTTCTTTAGCAACTTCTAAAGGCACACCTTCAGCTTCGAAAATTACGCGTCCTGGTCTTACAACTGCTACCCAATATTCAGGAGCACCTTTACCTTTACCCATACGTACCTCAGCAGGTTTTTTAGTTACCGGTTTGTCCGGGAAGATCCTGATCCATACTTGGCCTTCACGTTTCATGAAACGAGTTACGGCAATACGGGCAGCCTCTATCTGACGACTTGTGATCCAAGTAGCTTCTAGAGATTTGATACCGAAAGATCCGAATGCTAACTCAGCTCCACGAGAAGCTAAACCCTTCATTCTGCCTTTTTGCATCTTCCTGAACTTCGTTCTTTTTGGCTGTAACATTTTATTTTGTTCTAATCGTTAAACGATGTTAATAAATCAATTATTTACGAGGACCTCTGTTAGCGCCTGCGCCACCACCTCTGTTTGCACCACCTTGGCCTGGACCACGACCGCCGCCTTGGTTCCCACCACGTCTGTCGTTACCACCGCCACGGTTATCTCTTCCGCCACCACGGTTATCTCTTCCACCGAAAGCTGGTTTATCTGACTGGCCTTTTGGACCGTTGTTTGCTGCACCAATGTTTGGAGACAAATCACGTTTTCCATAAACCTCACCTTTACAGATCCAAACTTTAACACCTATTTTACCATAAGTAGTTAAGGCTTCAGCTAAAGCGTAGTCGATATCAGCACGGAATGTATGCAAAGGCACTCTTCCTTCTTTGTACTGCTCGGTACGTGCCATCTCAGCACCACCTAAACGACCAGAAGTCATGATTTTGATACCTTCAGCACCCATACGCATGGTTGATGCGATAGAAGATTTCATTGCTCTACGGAATGAGATCCTTGCTTCTAATTGTTTTGCAACACCTTCTGCAACTAATTGTGCATCAAGTTCTGGGCGTTTAATTTCGAAGATGTTAATTTGAATTTCCTTTTTAGTCAATTTCTTTAACTCTTCTTTGATTTTATCAACCTCAGCACCTGCTTTACCGATTACGATACCTGGACGAGCTGTGTGGATAGTTACAGTGATACGTTTTAAAGTACGCTCAATAACCACTTTTGCAACACCGCCTTTTGCGATACGGGCAGAAAGGTATTTTCTTATTTTCTCATCTTCAACTAATTTATCGGAGTAGTTGTTGCCACCGAACCAGTTAGAATCCCATCCTTTGATAATTCCTAACCTGGCACCTATTGGATTTGCTTTTTGTCCCATTTCCTAATTAGTTTTGAGT
The nucleotide sequence above comes from Pedobacter riviphilus. Encoded proteins:
- the rplX gene encoding 50S ribosomal protein L24 produces the protein MGNKVNTPSKLKIRTGDLVKVIAGDSKGQQGKVLSVLTDKNRAIVEGINLVSKHTKPNAANPNGGIIKKEAALHISNLMLVDPKSGKATRVGRKLNADGKLVRVAKISGEEIK
- the rpsQ gene encoding 30S ribosomal protein S17 gives rise to the protein MERQLRKTRTGLVVSNKMDKSVVVSVERKVKHPIYGKFVKKTTKFMAHDEKNECGIGDTVLIMETRPLSKNKNWRLVQILERAK
- the rpsN gene encoding 30S ribosomal protein S14, with the translated sequence MAKEGVKAREVKRQKLVARYAEKRAVLKAAGDFEGLDKLPKNSSPVRLHNRCKLTGRPRGYMRTFGISRVTFRQMALDGKIPGVKKASW
- the rplE gene encoding 50S ribosomal protein L5; protein product: MMATPRLKSKYKEEVVNALKEKFQYKTVMQVPKLEKICINQGVGRFSVTDKKIMDTTIVELTTITGQQAVPANSKKDISNFKLRKGMPVGVRVTLRDNNMYEFLDRLISVALPRIRDFKGINDKGFDGKGNYTLGVTEQIIFPEINIDKINKILGMDITFVTSAKSDVEALELLKQFGLPFKNQKTAE
- the rpsC gene encoding 30S ribosomal protein S3, with the protein product MGQKANPIGARLGIIKGWDSNWFGGNNYSDKLVEDEKIRKYLSARIAKGGVAKVVIERTLKRITVTIHTARPGIVIGKAGAEVDKIKEELKKLTKKEIQINIFEIKRPELDAQLVAEGVAKQLEARISFRRAMKSSIASTMRMGAEGIKIMTSGRLGGAEMARTEQYKEGRVPLHTFRADIDYALAEALTTYGKIGVKVWICKGEVYGKRDLSPNIGAANNGPKGQSDKPAFGGRDNRGGGRDNRGGGNDRRGGNQGGGRGPGQGGANRGGGAGANRGPRK
- the rpsH gene encoding 30S ribosomal protein S8; translated protein: MNTDPIADYLTRVRNAIKANHRVVEIPASNLKKEITKVLFDKGYIANYKFEDTTVQGTIKIALKYNPITKVPAIRTLVRVSKPGLRNYAGVENMPRVLNGLGIAILSTSKGVMTDKEAAKLNIGGEVLCHVY
- the rplF gene encoding 50S ribosomal protein L6; translated protein: MSRIGKAPITIPAGVTITVSKDNVVTVKGPKGELTQAVDSDITVSQEDGILTVQRPSEQKKHKALHGLYRSLLNNMVVGVTEGYKLTQELVGVGYRATNTGNTLDLVLGYSHHYVFQLPEEIKVTTQSEKGQTPKIILESIDKQLIGQVAAKIRSLRAPEPYKGKGIKFVGEVLRRKAGKSASKK
- the rpmC gene encoding 50S ribosomal protein L29, which gives rise to MKNSEITGLSKEELVAKIAEEKENLSKLKFAHTISAIENPSRIAKVRKDIARLNTALTKVKNTESATETK
- the rplN gene encoding 50S ribosomal protein L14, which encodes MVQQESRLNVADNSGAKEVLVIRVLGGTGKRYASIGDKVVVTVKSALPSGNIKKGTVSKAVVVRTKKEIRRKDGSYIRFDDNAAVLLNAQDEPRGTRIFGPVARELREKQFMKIVSLAPEVL
- the rplR gene encoding 50S ribosomal protein L18 gives rise to the protein MAGKKLSRRDRIKKGIRKRLTGSEERPRLSVYRSNKGIYAQVINDVTGKTIASASSLSKDFTGTGNKSDQSVAVGKLVAEKAIAAGVKEVVFDRNGYLYHGRVKSLAEGAREAGLVF
- the rplP gene encoding 50S ribosomal protein L16, encoding MLQPKRTKFRKMQKGRMKGLASRGAELAFGSFGIKSLEATWITSRQIEAARIAVTRFMKREGQVWIRIFPDKPVTKKPAEVRMGKGKGAPEYWVAVVRPGRVIFEAEGVPLEVAKEALRLAAQKLPIQTKFVVRRDYVEA